From Humisphaera borealis, the proteins below share one genomic window:
- a CDS encoding BPL-N domain-containing protein, with product MKPIDRLMLCALSLITFIPHLVLAGDVPATRPSTQPAGKVLRVAVYRDTGGTDKDNVGKCLSRSGDFTYTLVTAQDIRAGKLKDFDVLVQPGGSGSKQAETLQPEGREIIKKFVQDGGGYVGICGGAYLATTHYKWSIGLLNAQVVDTKHWARGTGTVQLRLTSDGKSLAGVKDEIVPVDYAQGPLLAPDNKPDLPAYQPLATFETEIAKNGAPVGVMKGTTAAAQANFGKGRVICISPHPERSAGLDGLIRNAVRWVANAPTPTEKP from the coding sequence ATGAAGCCGATCGACCGTCTGATGCTCTGTGCACTTTCTCTGATCACCTTCATTCCGCACCTTGTGCTCGCGGGCGATGTGCCGGCAACGCGCCCTTCGACCCAGCCTGCCGGTAAGGTGCTGCGCGTCGCCGTCTATCGTGATACCGGCGGAACCGACAAGGATAATGTCGGCAAATGCCTTTCCCGCTCCGGCGACTTCACCTACACGCTCGTCACCGCCCAGGATATCCGCGCCGGCAAACTCAAGGATTTTGACGTCCTCGTCCAACCCGGCGGCAGCGGGTCCAAGCAGGCCGAAACCCTCCAGCCCGAAGGGCGCGAGATCATCAAAAAGTTCGTTCAGGACGGCGGCGGGTATGTCGGCATCTGCGGCGGAGCATACCTCGCCACCACGCACTACAAATGGTCGATCGGCCTGCTCAACGCCCAGGTCGTCGACACCAAGCACTGGGCCCGCGGCACCGGCACCGTCCAGCTCCGCCTGACGTCCGACGGCAAATCACTGGCCGGCGTCAAGGACGAGATCGTTCCCGTGGACTATGCCCAGGGCCCCCTGCTGGCCCCCGATAACAAGCCCGACTTGCCCGCCTACCAACCCCTGGCGACGTTTGAAACCGAGATTGCCAAGAACGGCGCTCCCGTCGGCGTCATGAAGGGCACCACCGCCGCTGCCCAGGCGAACTTCGGCAAGGGACGGGTCATCTGCATCAGCCCACACCCCGAACGCAGCGCCGGCCTCGACGGACTCATCCGCAACGCCGTCAGGTGGGTGGCCAACGCGCCGACGCCCACCGAAAAGCCCTGA